The segment CAGCGCGAGACGACCGTCATGTGGGACGCCCGCACAGGCCGGCCGGTGCATAACGCGATAGTCTGGCAGTGCAGGAGGACCGCGTCCAGATGCGATGAGATGAACGCAAGGCGCGGCGAGAGCGCGTTTTTTAAATTGCGCACGGGGCTACCTGTAGACGCGTATTTTTCCGCGACGAAGATCGAGTGGATACTGAAGAACGTGCCGGGTGTCATGGCCAGGGCGCGGCGCGGTCAGATACTTTTTGGAACGCCGGATACCTGGATACTTTGGAAACTTACAGGCGGAAGAACCCACGCGACCGATTATACCAACGCCTCGCGGACGATGTGTTTTAATATAGCGAAGCGCGAATGGGATAAAGATATATTGAAAAGATTCGGCATTCCTTTTGAAATACTGCCCGAAGTAAAAAGATCGTCGGGTGTATTTGGCCACACAGTCGCGACGCTCCGGCTCCCGGCGGGTATTCCTATATCCGGGGTAGCGGGCGACCAACAGGCCGCGTTATTCGGCCAGGCGTGTTTCGAGCCGGGTACAATAAAGAATACGTATGGCACGGGATGTTTTGTTCTCATGAATACGGGCACTAAGCGGCCGGTCTCGAAGCACGGGCTTATAACCACGCTCGCTTGCGGCGCGCGCGGCGAACCGGTATATGCCCTGGAAGGCTCGGTATTCGTCGCCGGGGCGGCGATACAGTGGTTGCGCGATGGACTCAAACTCGTAAAGCACGCCGCGCAGTCAGAAGCGCTCGCCGCGTCTATCGCGGATAACGGCGGAGTTTATTTCGTGCCGGCGCTCGTGGGGTTGGGCGCGCCGTACTGGGACCAGGACGCGCGGGGTGCGATATACGGCATTACGAGGGGGACGCACGCTTCCCATATAGTACGCGCGGCGCTCGAGGCGATGTGTTATCAGACAAAAGACGTCATCGACGCGATGCGTAAAGACTCGCGTCTTTCGATAAAGAGTTTAAAGGTCGACGGCGGCGCTTCCGCGAATAATTTTTTGTGCGGTTTTCAGGCGGGCGTACTCGGCATAAATGTGATAAGGCCCAAGATTGTGGAGACGACCTCGCTCGGCGCGGCATATCTGGCGGGGCTTGCGACCGGCTACTGGAAAGATACGCAACAGATAAAAAAGTGCTGGGAGGTCGACCGGGTATTCCGGCCGGAGATGCCGCATAGAGAATCAGCCGCTTTATATGCCGGTTGGCGCCGGGCGATCGCGAGGACGGTGACTAAATGAATAACTATGACGTCATAATAATAGGCGGTGGCGTTGCGGGTACGGCGATAGCGCGCGAACTTTCGCGGTATCGCCTGAAGGTTAGCTTACTGGAAAAAGAGGTAGAGCTTGCCTTCGGTGTTTCCAAATCGAATAGCGGCATAATCCATCCCGGCACACAGCATAAGCCGGGTTCGCTTAAAGGACGGCTTTGCGTCGAGGGTAACGCGCTCACTAAACGGCTTGCCAAAGAGCTTTCGGTGGATTTTAAAGAAGTGGGGGAGCTCATCGTCGCTTTCAACGAAGAAGAACGCCTGCGGCTT is part of the Candidatus Omnitrophota bacterium genome and harbors:
- the glpK gene encoding glycerol kinase GlpK, encoding MKYILAIDQGTTGSRAVVYDRMGRKIASAYQEFPQHFPRPGWVEHDPHDLWNSVNASIQRVLRKVPPGAIDAIGITNQRETTVMWDARTGRPVHNAIVWQCRRTASRCDEMNARRGESAFFKLRTGLPVDAYFSATKIEWILKNVPGVMARARRGQILFGTPDTWILWKLTGGRTHATDYTNASRTMCFNIAKREWDKDILKRFGIPFEILPEVKRSSGVFGHTVATLRLPAGIPISGVAGDQQAALFGQACFEPGTIKNTYGTGCFVLMNTGTKRPVSKHGLITTLACGARGEPVYALEGSVFVAGAAIQWLRDGLKLVKHAAQSEALAASIADNGGVYFVPALVGLGAPYWDQDARGAIYGITRGTHASHIVRAALEAMCYQTKDVIDAMRKDSRLSIKSLKVDGGASANNFLCGFQAGVLGINVIRPKIVETTSLGAAYLAGLATGYWKDTQQIKKCWEVDRVFRPEMPHRESAALYAGWRRAIARTVTK